The DNA segment AATATAGGACAAGCAGGAGCCAAGTGGCTCGAGGGCTGCAGGGAGCCTGCCAAGTAGACCGATTAAGAGCACAAGCCTTAACCGGaattctgggtttgaatcccagttctaccactgactagctgtgtgaccttgggcaaattcctCATTTCTCTGAACCTTAATTTTCTGAAGTAGTCATACCCAGTAGATGTGAGGACCGAATGCAATACTGTACATCAAGCACACAGAACAATGCCCAGCCCTTATTAAGCACTCTTTAAGTGGTAGCAATTATGATTAATATTTCATAAGCATTACTAACAACATTAATAAGAGTAGCAACATTATTATTAGTGTGGGCCAAAGTGTTCCAGCCTCACTGCCTCTTAGGACCGAGGTCTGGGTCTCTCCAGCTACAGCCCTGGCCCAACCCTTCCCAATTTGTGCAGGCAGCAGAACCTACCCCCATCTCTTTTGTGCTCCACCAGATTTAACACCCCAGATAGGTCCTTCTGGCCATGCTCTGAAGCCGGCAGAATGGGGCAGGGCTGGAAGGGATCTGTGAGAACAGTCCCTATGAGGCTGGGGGAAGCTATGGGCTCAGATTAGGTCAAGAAAGACAGAGATTCCCTCTTCTGGCCACTAAGCCTTCTCTGGAAGGGGACTGGGATATACTCACTAGGATGCCCAGTACCAGGCTGGGTTGGCCTGGACATAGTCTTTGACAGGGTCActgcagagaagagagagggggagagagagtcAGAATGTACCCTAGGTCTCCATTTCTGGTTCAACATCTGCATCTGTCCCACACAGTTCACAGGACTTGAGAGGAAGCCGAAGGAATGCAGCCCCTGGAGGCTCGGGGAGTCCCAGCCCACAGTCCCTAGCTGGGACCTGCAAGTGCCTGCACATGCAGTTAGTGGTTCGGATCAGAAGGACTGCCACACAGACACCCAGAAGGCACCCCGGGTCCACCCCACGCTGGACAGACGACCCCTCGCCTGGTGCACTCTCTAAGGCTCTGTCCCAGCAGGAGGAGGCCCACTGCCCCACAGGCATCTCTCCAGGCAGCATTCCAGCAGGAGTCTGATCATGGGTTCCCCAGCTCCAGGCCTGGCCATAGCCACCCCTGGAAGGTGCTGGTCCATGCTGCCAACTCACCAGAAAGTAAAGAGAGCCACGACAGCCAAGGTCACCAGTAGCTGAATCAGCAGGATGGTGTAgacctgggggtgggaggaggttcTACTCAGCTTGGGGAGCCCTGTTAGGGACCTGTCAGCCCCTCAGCGACTCGTTCACCTCTTCAGGTCCCCATCCTGTGCTCTCCACCCTCCTTCTTGGGGGTCATTGGAGTGAACCCAGGACAAggtgaaaggaaagcaaagaTGCTGCAGAGCCAAGCACACCCCCTAGCATTGGGAGAAAAGAGGGGACAGTGTGTTTAGGTGTAGCAGGGGGCACTGGAGTGACACCTAAGGAAGCAATTCCTAGTGGGTGCTGTCAGCTGGGATCACAAGAGAAGCGGGTAGGGATGGCTTCtgcaggcagagggttgggccaGGGACCTCTACAGGGGCTCCCCCACTGAGCTTCCCAGTCCCAGAGGGCTAGAGAGGGGCATTACCTTTCTGATGAAGACTCGACGAACTTTCTGGTCGTCCCAGCTGAAAGTGGTGAAGAGCTCATGGTCTCCGGTGGGGAAACCGCTGTCATAGCTGGAGCTGCTGCCTGTGTGGCATGTGGAGGAGGAGGACATGAGGGTTCCCCCTACATGGAATTACTGTCCCCAACAGCCCCCATCTCAAAGCTGCCTCTTTGTCAGCCTGGCTCTCTGGACCCTGAAGTCTTCCTCTGCATCCCCATTATCAAACACCCAGCCttggcccagcccagccccaccccaacccccagaTCTCTCTCCCTGGTCAATTCTCCCTTTTCCTGCTTTGAGTCCTGGGAAGAAACTGTCATCCCCTACTTCTCCCTCCACCCCGGCTGGGGCTCCCCAGGGACCAAGCTATGCCATACGAATGTGAACCTCCCATCTTCTTCACCCCACCCTCCTCCTTGGGACATTCTGGCTCCCTTGCAGTCAAGGATCACAGAGGGCCAGCCACTCTCTCTGGGCCACCCAGCAGCAAAGATCCTGACCCTGgctcattctttttgtttctgttttgttttgttttgtttttttgagattgggtctcactcctgtcactcaggctagagtgcagtggcatgaaacggcttactgcagcctagaCTTCCcctggctcaggcaatcctcccacctcagcctcccgagtagctgggactacaggtgcacaccaccatgcttggctaatttttcgtatttttagtagggatggggtttcactatgttgcccaggctggtctcgaactcctgggctcaagcaatccacctgcctcggcctccaaaagtgctgggattacaggtatgagccaccgtgcccagctctgACTCTGGCTTGTGCTGAGGCCCttgggctgggagctggggactGGTTGGCTGTGGTGGACTGCTGGTGCTCCAGCTGGAAATCAGGGCTTCAGCGGGGTGAGGGGATGGAGGGGAAATAAAGCCAGGACACGGGCAAGAAGTGGGAGTGAGGATGACCATTCCAGGCCTAGTCCCAGAACTGAGGCTTTCGGAAGAGCATGGACTCCACAGTCAAACAGACCCAGGGGTGGATCCCTCGCCTAGAACGTACTAGATGTGTGACCCTGATAAAGTTACTGGCCTTCCTGAGCCTCTTCTGATACTGGTTAGTGATACTCACCTCCTGGGGACCAAATGAGATAAACATGAAAACCTCCAGGTCTGTGAAATGAAAGCCTTTGCTCTCTGGTGGGAACTACACTGCCCCCCTCCTTGTGTCCCTCATCATGGCCATTTCCAAGTCCTCCAATGTGTTCATTCTGTCCCTCCACTGTCACCACTAGGTGTCCATGATCTCCTTTGCCCCCAGCAGTAGCCTCCGACTTGGTCTTTCAAAGTTGACCACGGCACTGCCCTGCTTTGAGCTCTTCaatggctccccactgcccttcACTCAAGTTCAAGTTTCTTAAGAAAGCCTCCACGGCCTCCCTGAGCAGCGCCCTCCAGCTCCACTACACATTCCTCCCCCCGACCCTGTTCTCAACCTGAGTATATATTTTCCACCACGTATTCTCTTGCCTGTGGGCCCCTGCACATTCTATTCTTTCAGCCTTAAACactcattttcttgccttttcacCAGGCTAACTCATGCCTATCGTTTGGGACTCAGTGTGGATACCCCtccttccaggaagccttccctgactgtcAGGTGGGTTAGGTAAGGTGCCCAGGCACCTGTCACTGTGTTTGTGTCACTGTGTGGTAGTTGTCCAATCACTTGTCTATACAGTCAGCTCTCCGAGGACAGAGATCCCAGCAGGTCTTGCAAATCAGTGCATCCTCCGAAACAAACCCAGACACAGACCCTGTGCCCTGGCACACACTTAGTAAATGTCTGTCACAGCTGCCTTCCTGCCTCGACAGTTCCTTAGAAAACATACCTTAAAGCAGCAGTCCTAGCAGCCAGGATATGGGAAAtgaggaagggggagagaggtAGACCCACTGCAAACCTAAGGACCGGAGACCCTTGCCCTCTTGACCTTCACTTCTCCCTCGTGTCCTGTCTACATCCTCTGCCAAAGCCCATGTGGCCAGGCcacagagagaagggaaaaagagagggaaagtgGGCCAGCGGGTGTGTAGAGAGGGGAGGAGGACGCCCACAAACACCAGACCTTCATTGACCCTCCAGTAGGTCACGGTGGGGTGAGTCTTCAGGGGTCTGCGCCCAGGGGATTTGTAGTGGGAGGTGTAGACCATGGTGGCTACTCCCTGTGAGCAGAGGCTCTGTCTGGGGCATTGTCTCTGGGATCTCTTCTAGAAtcctgctgggggtggggtgataaagtgggggaggggaaggggctgcTGAGGGCAGCCGAAGGGGCTGAGGAGGATTTCCTCAGAGCTTTTGGGAAGCTGTACGTTCCTGGCCCCAAGGTAAAGCTCCCACAGGCTGCTCGACCCAACAGAGCAGCTCCTACCCACTGAGATTCTCGGTCTGCAGGAATCTGGCATCCACCTGGGGGAGTGTGCCTGGCTGTGGGGGACACTGACGCTGGCAACCACACTCCCTCGCCGTGTCATGCCCCCCTGCCCCAGCACGGGCCTGGGGAAGGGAACACAGATGAGGAGAGTGATTGGTGAGGTGGATTCCCAGACCCCTATCCCCCAACAGCCCTGGGCCTCCATGGGGACCTGTCCCCACTGAGCCAGGCCCAGTGAAGGCTATGGCCAGTGGCAGTTTCATACGCCCCCTCCTTCTCTGTATCTCTTTCTTCTAGGAGGTCTTTCTTCACTAGCCCTTAGCTTTTCTCCCTCATCTGTCCCCTCCATTTACTCTAGCATGgtgacttgaaaaaaaaaacgCCCTCTTCCCTATTGAGAGCACCCTGATGCAGACATTGTGTCTCTTTCCGTTTTCATGGAGTTGTCTCTGACCTACCCTCAGAACAGTTCTCCAAATCCTAAGCATCTAACAAGATAGCTTCATACAACCACACAGTGTACCTCTTTCTGGACAACTTCCTCCTACTCAGGTTTTCCCTCCGGGTCGACCCCCACCCCATGATGCTCCATTTTCCAGGAGCTGAAAGACTTACTGGGGTCCACATAAGCCCAGCTTGGGTGGAGAGGCACCGCCGGGGGGGCTGGGGAGAAGACCCCTGCCTTCATCCCCTCCCCAGATGTGGCTTCCTCATaggagggtggggctgagggcACTGCTGGAGTCTCCTTCTTCTCGTGCACCTGCTGCTGCCCCTCGGTCCCAGGGGCCTTGTTAGCCACGGAGAGCTGTGGAgtagaggcagagggagagacagtCGCCAGGGAAAGGGAGCCTTCCAAATCCTCCTCACCAACTCCTCAATTCCTGGAACTTTCACGGGCCCTTCCTTATCTGCACTCGGAAGCCAGGAGTGCAGACAAGAATGTCTCTATTTTATAGACAAGAGAACTAAGCTCCAGAGGGGTCAGAGCTAGCTGGGGCACACGGTGGAGCTGGGGTAggaacagaggaaaaagaaaattcttaggAGTGCCCACCACTGGTTGTCACTGTCACTGTCCCTGGGGTAGGGGCAGGACCTCTATGGTTCCAGAAAAGGGCCTGGCACGTAGTAGACTGTTACAAATAAAAGGTCCTGTCATTTAATCTTCCTGAGACTTGCTAGTTGTATTTTGACCCCTGCTTTAAAATGAGAATGAGGATCAGAGAGGAAGAGCGATTCATCCTAGGTCACAGAGCTGCATGTGGGCCCACTGAGAGGCAGGGCCTAGGCACTATCCACTGGGATTGGTCTCCTTCTGTTGGGCTGGAAGTGATGCAAGGAGGATGGAGATTAGGGAGAGAAGGGCAAcagaaagggaagaggagagggagaaaacagaaaagaggaagggCCTTCAGGATGGAGGAAGGGCAAGAGAATCCTGGCTAAAGGTCTGTTCTGGCCTCATCCTGTAGGAATCTCAGCCTCTCCCCTAAACCAGAACAGACTCACAGAGTGACCCAGTGGAAGGGGCCTCAGAAGACATCCAGTTGAGTCTCTTCCTTCActgaacagatgaggaaactgaggctcaaagggaAATGTCCCCATGGCAGTTTGGAAACGCGAGTCCATTTACACTCAGATGTGTCCCCTGCCCCCCCACCCGTGGACATGTTTAGCTTTGGTGGGAGGATTTGAGCTGGGAAGTGAATGAGGCAGCCAGAGAAGATTGGGGTGGAGGGGGTGGTGTGAAATTGAAACAGCAACAAAAGGTCCggttctcagaaaatgggatttagGTGTGGTTCCCAGAAGATTGTGTTAGACCCAAAGGGCCACTGAGGAAGACTGCGGACTTCCTTCTTTGCAGGGGGTGCCTGGCTGAGGCAGCCTGGTGATGGGCACGCCAGAAGACTCCTGGTTCCATCCAGGCCCAAGGACCACGGAACTGGAGCGGTCTCCTCCGTCACCCAGCAAGCCTGTGAGTGAGCTGGGGACAAGGGGCAGAGGAGGCAGAGGTCCCCCTCACGCCAGGAAGGGAACAGCGCCACTAAAGGGCCTGGTGgagggggggtgggggtggaaggaGATTCAGCAGAAGGGGGGGGTTCTCCATGTTTACCAAACTGAACACTCCCCAGGCCTCCCActccctcccactccccagcCCCCATCATCACCCGGATCTGAAGGATCATGCCCACCAAAATCGAGTTCAGCCCCCACCCTGCCACTCCGCCCCTCAGAGCCTCCTGAACCCTAATGCCCAGCGCCCCCTACACACATACGGCACTCCCAAGTGAGGTGTGATCAATGGCAGGAGGTGGTATCATCCAATGACATCATTTGAGGCCCAAAGAGCTTGCACACAGGGAGAGGAGGGTCTGAGGGTCCAGGGAAGAATGCCATTGGCTCTGAAGCTCCTCTCAAAGAGAAGAAGGGGGAGTGTAGGGTAGGTCCTTGCCCTGTTTTCTCTGCCCAATCCTTAGCAACCCAAACAGAGGGCCAGAGGACCCTCCCCCTTAGCCCCAGGCCCTAGTGGTTGTACAATTCCACAGGCTATTGATGTTACATAAGCCTACTAGGCCAGCCAAgtctctgccccagcccctcccctacAATTCAGGCCTAAAACTGGAGAAGAAGAGATGCTTCATCCGGACCCATCCATGCCTGGCCAGAACCAAAACAATTACAGCAACCCGATGCAGGGTTGTCATAGCAAGCCCCAAGCACAGGGATGGAGCCAAGATGCCCAGATGTGGAATAATGGCAGGGAGCGGGGTGGGGGTTGTTTCTGTGGAGGGTGGAAAAGATAAGCATAAAGTGGTTGGGTCTGGGATTGGAGGGCTGGGCCAGAGGGGGTTGCCCTATAGGCACTGCCCCTCAGGACTCACCCTGGCACACACATACCCATGTACACACATACAGTCACACCGGACGCCCGGGCTGACTCCTCACAGGGGGCCTGGGTATCCGGGAGGAGCCTTGTGATGCCAAagcaggggtgggagggagacagGGGAGGAGAGGCGCGCCTGCGGGCTGGAAGAGGCCCGGTCCATTCCTTGACACTGGCCTTTCGGTCCTCTGACTTCAGCAAGGACCACTGAGGACCTTCAACCTAGGGCCAGGGGAGGACGCTTTCGTGGTCCAGAGGGTTTGCTGAGGATGACAGGGATCCGGGAGCCGGAGGATGGAGGATGGTGCAGGCGGGGGAGATGACGGTACCTTTCCCTGGGTCATGGTGCCGTCTCTCGGGGAAGGGGTCTCTGAGGCCGGGGCGGCCGCTTGGGTAGCCGCAGCCTGCCTGCGTCTCTTCCTTCCTCCGCGTGGGTTCTAGCAACATCCACTGCAGCCTGGCCGGGCCGGCGCGTACCATCGGCGCGGGGGGAGGAGAGGGCCGGGCCTGGGAAGATGCTGCGGAGGACGCTGCGGATTTGCGAGCCCTGGAGGCGGCGATCGTGCACCGCCCCCTCCCGCCGCTCTCCCCACTGCGCCCCCCACCGCCGCCCTTAGCCCTCCCCGGGGATAAGAGAGCGTCGCGCTGCGGCGCAACCTCAGTGGATGGATCCGCGGGGGCTGAGCGGGCGGGGGACGCGGGAACTCCGTGACACCGACCAGCTGACACTGCCCGCGTGAAACCAGAGCCAGGCGTCAGGGCCTCATCTCTCCACCGTATCTGCACCTCTCTGCAGCTCCAGCTGCGCCTCTGCcttttccccctccctctttGGATGCGGCCCTGATTTCTGTCTCCATCTCCACCTCTCCTCTCATCATCTATTTCATCATCCGCGGTGGAGGGGAAGGTCTGGAAGTCTCGCTTGTGCTACCCGCTGCTAACAGGGCCCCTGGGCCCTGCGCTTCTGTGGGTCTGGGGCAAGCCAATAGCCACCTCTCCTTGCTCCTTTTTCTCGCCTGTGAAATGCACACAGTAGGTCCCTCCCTGCCTTGGTTCACAGAAACATGGGGTGGGAGGACACCTCTTCTGTTTCCTTCAACCCTGCTGGGACATTTCATGGGGTCTTTCTGGAGACACCGCTAGTTCTGTCTCAAAGCCTCTACAACCCCTGCCAGAgctctcttcctgcctccacGCTTAGCTTCCATCACCCCGTCTCCATCTTCCCCACGTTCCATTCCTCTCATGCCAGAGCTCATTCTCCTCGCTTCCCCAGACGTGTCCTTGTGACCCAGCCATCATTAGGCCCCGTTTTCTGTAGCTGCCGCAGTGTCACTGTGGGGTTTGCAATCTCAAGAGCTGGGATCAAGTCCCAGTTTAGTCACCCACTGGCCACGTGGCCTTGGCAAGgcccttaacctctctgagctgcaGCATCACCTGAAAAAGGCTTAGAATAGCTCTGTCCATCCTAGACTGACTGTCAGACGCACAGGTTATGGCAGTAAAAGCACATAAAAGACCACGAAGTGCTGGAAGTATATGAGGTATTATTAACTGAGGAGTCTCCTACCAGAATGTCTTGGGTTGCCCCAGAGCGAGGACCCACAGATCTGCCTAAAAGAAGGATCTGAACCTGCTATGATGGGATGAGGAACTAAGACCTGGGACAGGTGGGGGTGGCCACTTACCTTCTGCTTCCCTCTCGCTGCCCAGGGACCCACCTAAAGACTTTGAGAAAGCAGGGCCCGGTGGGCAGACAAAttataagccttttttttttttttttgagacagagtcttgctctgttgctcaggctggagtgcagcggcacaatctcggctcactaccacctctgtcttctgggttcaagtgattctcctgcctcagcctcccgagtagctgggattacaggcatgcaccaccacgcccggctaatttttgtatttttagtagagacagggttttaccatgtgaAATGCactggaccaggctggtctccaactcctgacctcaagtgatccgcccacctcagcctcccaaagggctgggattacagacatgaactaCTACGCCTGGCCTAATTATCAAAGTCTTTATCCCATCCTTTTTTGCCCTTTGTCCCCCACTCCATAACCACCAATTTTGTACAAACACACTTAAGCCTGGGCCTCCGTGTCCAGAGGCTCTCTCAACTCTGCAAACCTGAGCTCTTCTTCCAGCAAGCTATGCCCTGGTCCCCAGCACTGCTCCTGGAGCTCTGGCCAGCTGGTCCAGGTTCTggccttccctccctctctgcatCTGCATCCTGGAAGTGTTTTCCTTCTCCTGCTTGACAGCTtgaatgccacctcctccaggaagcctccttcCCCGCGTTGGAGTTAGATGCTCCTCTTCTTAGTTCCCTAGCCTGTCACGTGGCGCTGTGAAGTTTCTTTGACTGACTCCCTGTTACACTCTAAGCTCCTGTAGCAGTTTTGGTGTGAGTTGGACTGAATACAGTGCCAGGTGTGTGGAATGCACTCCATCAGTTGTAGTTATTAATATTTCCCAGACGTGGCACTACGCAGAGCCTGACTTTCATCAGCCTCAGCACTTTCATGTTTGTGAATCCCTCCTATTCCTTCTCTCGCattcactctgctccagccacacaggcCTCTCGGCCATTCCTTAGATGGGGCTAAGCATGCCCTTAGCtgagggcctttgcactggctgtgtCTTGTTTGGAAATTCTGCAGATCACTGCATGGTTCCCTCCCTCACTAACTTCACTACTCTGCTCAGACATTGTCTCAGGGGTGGTCTTCCTGATCTTTAACAAAGTAGGAATGCCACCCACGTACCCCCATCCAGTACATTGGACAGTCCCTTTTTTCTGATTAAGCTTTATGTTTTCTGTGTCAATTGTCACCTCtgacatgttttttgtttgttggtttgtttgtttagttctctctctctctcccatgaGAATGTCAGCTACAGAAGAGGAGGAGTTTTGGGGTGTTGTGTCATTGCCCTACACCTGTGGGTTAAAATAGTGCCTGACATGGATGTAGTGGGTTGATAAGTATTTGGTTGAGTAAAGTACAGCATTATACAAAATCCTTATATTCCTCAGACATGTTGACATTGTCAGTGCTATGATGTTTCTCAGATGTTGGACTCCATTACCTTGACATTGCTTATATGtccccccaactttttttttggagacagggtctctctctgttgcctaagctggagtgcagtggtatgatcatgatTTATTACAGtctgaatttctgggctcaagcgtcttcctgcctcagcctcccaagtaactagggtATATGTTCCCATGAGGTGGTCTTTGGACATTGGacattactaaaaaaaaaaattttgttttgaggtgtagttttgctcttgttgcccaggctggagtgcagtggcacaatctcagctcactgcaacctccgcctcccaggttcaagcgattctcctgcctcagcttcctgagtagctgggactacaggcgcacgccaccactcctggctactttttgtatttttggtagagacagagtttcaccacgttggccagtctggtcttgaactcctgaactcaggtgatctgcccgcctcagcctcccaaagtgctgggattataagcctgagccaccgtgcccagccaacattaCTCAAATATTAAACATTCGTGTAACATTCCTCTGGGATCTGGTAATGGTTAGGTGTGGTAGGTGAAAGCCCAGGCTACAGAGTCAAGCCGCTGTGCTCCATATCCCAGCTCCTCTATCTAAAAGCTGTATGAGAGATTGTGAGAGATGAGTTGTGAGAGTGGTGAGAATGACGAGAGGTAGGATTTTCAAGGCACTTAGAACAGAGCCAGGCATCTAACACATGCTCTATGCATGTTTGATAACCATAAGCACACAGTAAGCTCTTGGTGTTAGCTATTAGTGTTAGCCTTAAGTGTTCCACAAATATTGTTTAATGAAGTAATTTCCACCACATAAGGCAGCTCAGTTCCACAGttactcatttgttcattcatgtgtCATGTCTGTCATCTCTGTCCCTGTTGACACATTTGGTAGAAGCCATTCTTCAAGGATGAGGTCCCTTCAGACTCACCCCAGGGCAAGAGGGGACGGGCAGTTCTGGGGTGGCTGAGGGCTGGGGGAAGAGTGCCTCAGGGGAATCAGAAACAGTAAGGGGCTCCCCAGGGGAGCTGGGGGACTTATTGGGGTAACATCCTCAAATCTCCAGCCCTATGATAGGCTTTATTCTGTTTGTACAAGGCGGGGTAGTAATGGGGAGTTtcaagctttattttattttattatttatttaatttttgacacagaatctcactctatcacccaggctggaattcagtggcatgatcatggctcacttcagcctcaacctcccaggctcaagcaatcctcccatctcaccctcccaagtagctgggactacaggcctgcaccaccatgcctggttaattttatttttggtagagacgggatctcactatgttgcccaggctggtctcgaactcctgggctcaactgatcctttTACCTCGCCCTCCCaatggctgggattataggagtaagccactgtgcctggcctcaaggtTTTATTGAACAAggaaatgacatatttaaagtcaTGATTCAGAAAGACCAAccaggccaggcgtagtggctcatgcttgtaatcccagcattttgggaagccgaggtggatggatcacctaaggtcaggagttcgagaccagcctgatcaacatggtgaaaccccatttctactaaaaattaaaaaaaaattagctggatgtggtggcacatgcctgtaatcccagctatttgggaggctgaggcaggagaatcacttgaacctgggaggcagaggttgcagtgagccaaga comes from the Macaca mulatta isolate MMU2019108-1 chromosome 11, T2T-MMU8v2.0, whole genome shotgun sequence genome and includes:
- the FAIM2 gene encoding protein lifeguard 2 isoform X19, translating into MTQGKLSVANKAPGTEGQQQVHEKKETPAVPSAPPSYEEATSGEGMKAGVFSPAPPAVPLHPSWAYVDPSSSSSYDSGFPTGDHELFTTFSWDDQKVRRVFIRKVYTILLIQLLVTLAVVALFTFCDPVKDYVQANPAWYWASYAVFFATYLTLACCSGPRRPAWELTPRPDGPQLLQHHLRAAVPGHHSPCLPLSHRLQLPDQVRLHLLPGRALRASHDSFLQRTHPGHPPTLPICALAPRSLCSTGSGCVYIVPGT
- the FAIM2 gene encoding protein lifeguard 2 isoform X15, translating into MTQGKLSVANKAPGTEGQQQVHEKKETPAVPSAPPSYEEATSGEGMKAGVFSPAPPAVPLHPSWAYVDPSSSSSYDSGFPTGDHELFTTFSWDDQKVRRVFIRKVYTILLIQLLVTLAVVALFTFCDPVKDYVQANPAWYWASYAVFFATYLTLACCSGPSLEHSFTLLLISDPVHGLPHWDVVQLLQHHLRAAVPGHHSPCLPLSHRLQLPDQVRLHLLPGRALRASHDSFLQRTHPGHPPTLPICALAPRSLCSTGSGCVYIVPGT
- the FAIM2 gene encoding protein lifeguard 2 isoform X11; the encoded protein is MTQGKLSVANKAPGTEGQQQVHEKKETPAVPSAPPSYEEATSGEGMKAGVFSPAPPAVPLHPSWAYVDPSSSSSYDSGFPTGDHELFTTFSWDDQKVRRVFIRKVYTILLIQLLVTLAVVALFTFCDPVKDYVQANPAWYWASYAVFFATYLTLACCSGPRYANGLRKNFLSLEHSFTLLLISDPVHGLPHWDVVQLLQHHLRAAVPGHHSPCLPLSHRLQLPDQVRLHLLPGRALRASHDSFLQRTHPGHPPTLPICALAPRSLCSTGSGCVYIVPGT
- the FAIM2 gene encoding protein lifeguard 2 isoform X17, producing the protein MTQGKLSVANKAPGTEGQQQVHEKKETPAVPSAPPSYEEATSGEGMKAGVFSPAPPAVPLHPSWAYVDPSSSSSYDSGFPTGDHELFTTFSWDDQKVRRVFIRKVYTILLIQLLVTLAVVALFTFCDPVKDYVQANPAWYWASYAVFFATYLTLACCSGPRYANGLRKNLRPAWELTPRPDGPQLLQHHLRAAVPGHHSPCLPLSHRLQLPDQVRLHLLPGRALRASHDSFLQRTHPGHPPTLPICALAPRSLCSTGSGCVYIVPGT
- the FAIM2 gene encoding protein lifeguard 2 isoform X1, giving the protein MTQGKVPSSPPPAPSSILRLPDPCSLSLATVSPSASTPQLSVANKAPGTEGQQQVHEKKETPAVPSAPPSYEEATSGEGMKAGVFSPAPPAVPLHPSWAYVDPSSSSSYDSGFPTGDHELFTTFSWDDQKVRRVFIRKVYTILLIQLLVTLAVVALFTFCDPVKDYVQANPAWYWASYAVFFATYLTLACCSGPRRHFPWNLILLTVFTLSMAYLTGMLSSYYNTTSVLLCLGITALVCLSVTVFSFQTKFDFTSCQGVLFVLLMTLFFSGLILAILLPFQYVPWLHAVYAALGAGVFTLFLALDTQLLMGNRRHSLSPEEYIFGALNIYLDIIYIFTFFLQLFGTNRE
- the FAIM2 gene encoding protein lifeguard 2 isoform X16, with the translated sequence MIPPPAIDHTSLGSALSVANKAPGTEGQQQVHEKKETPAVPSAPPSYEEATSGEGMKAGVFSPAPPAVPLHPSWAYVDPSSSSSYDSGFPTGDHELFTTFSWDDQKVRRVFIRKVYTILLIQLLVTLAVVALFTFCDPVKDYVQANPAWYWASYAVFFATYLTLACCSGPRRPAWELTPRPDGPQLLQHHLRAAVPGHHSPCLPLSHRLQLPDQVRLHLLPGRALRASHDSFLQRTHPGHPPTLPICALAPRSLCSTGSGCVYIVPGT
- the FAIM2 gene encoding protein lifeguard 2 isoform X14, with translation MIPPPAIDHTSLGSALSVANKAPGTEGQQQVHEKKETPAVPSAPPSYEEATSGEGMKAGVFSPAPPAVPLHPSWAYVDPSSSSSYDSGFPTGDHELFTTFSWDDQKVRRVFIRKVYTILLIQLLVTLAVVALFTFCDPVKDYVQANPAWYWASYAVFFATYLTLACCSGPRRHFPWNLILLTVFLTPRPDGPQLLQHHLRAAVPGHHSPCLPLSHRLQLPDQVRLHLLPGRALRASHDSFLQRTHPGHPPTLPICALAPRSLCSTGSGCVYIVPGT
- the FAIM2 gene encoding protein lifeguard 2 isoform X12: MIPPPAIDHTSLGSALSVANKAPGTEGQQQVHEKKETPAVPSAPPSYEEATSGEGMKAGVFSPAPPAVPLHPSWAYVDPSSSSSYDSGFPTGDHELFTTFSWDDQKVRRVFIRKVYTILLIQLLVTLAVVALFTFCDPVKDYVQANPAWYWASYAVFFATYLTLACCSGPSLEHSFTLLLISDPVHGLPHWDVVQLLQHHLRAAVPGHHSPCLPLSHRLQLPDQVRLHLLPGRALRASHDSFLQRTHPGHPPTLPICALAPRSLCSTGSGCVYIVPGT
- the FAIM2 gene encoding protein lifeguard 2 isoform X13: MIPPPAIDHTSLGSALSVANKAPGTEGQQQVHEKKETPAVPSAPPSYEEATSGEGMKAGVFSPAPPAVPLHPSWAYVDPSSSSSYDSGFPTGDHELFTTFSWDDQKVRRVFIRKVYTILLIQLLVTLAVVALFTFCDPVKDYVQANPAWYWASYAVFFATYLTLACCSGPRYANGLRKNLRPAWELTPRPDGPQLLQHHLRAAVPGHHSPCLPLSHRLQLPDQVRLHLLPGRALRASHDSFLQRTHPGHPPTLPICALAPRSLCSTGSGCVYIVPGT
- the FAIM2 gene encoding protein lifeguard 2 isoform X10, translated to MIPPPAIDHTSLGSALSVANKAPGTEGQQQVHEKKETPAVPSAPPSYEEATSGEGMKAGVFSPAPPAVPLHPSWAYVDPSSSSSYDSGFPTGDHELFTTFSWDDQKVRRVFIRKVYTILLIQLLVTLAVVALFTFCDPVKDYVQANPAWYWASYAVFFATYLTLACCSGPRYANGLRKNFLSLEHSFTLLLISDPVHGLPHWDVVQLLQHHLRAAVPGHHSPCLPLSHRLQLPDQVRLHLLPGRALRASHDSFLQRTHPGHPPTLPICALAPRSLCSTGSGCVYIVPGT
- the FAIM2 gene encoding protein lifeguard 2 isoform X18, with amino-acid sequence MTQGKLSVANKAPGTEGQQQVHEKKETPAVPSAPPSYEEATSGEGMKAGVFSPAPPAVPLHPSWAYVDPSSSSSYDSGFPTGDHELFTTFSWDDQKVRRVFIRKVYTILLIQLLVTLAVVALFTFCDPVKDYVQANPAWYWASYAVFFATYLTLACCSGPRRHFPWNLILLTVFLTPRPDGPQLLQHHLRAAVPGHHSPCLPLSHRLQLPDQVRLHLLPGRALRASHDSFLQRTHPGHPPTLPICALAPRSLCSTGSGCVYIVPGT